Proteins encoded together in one Gemmatimonadota bacterium DH-78 window:
- the rpsL gene encoding 30S ribosomal protein S12, producing MPTINQLVRKGRKAVQKKNKSPALQKNPQKRGVCTRVYTTTPKKPNSALRKVARVRLTNGYEVTSYIGGEGHNLQEHSIVLIRGGRVKDLPGVRYHIVRGTLDASGVNDRRQGRSKYGAKRPK from the coding sequence ATGCCGACCATCAACCAGCTCGTCCGGAAGGGCCGCAAGGCTGTTCAGAAGAAGAACAAGTCTCCGGCCCTCCAGAAGAACCCCCAGAAGCGCGGGGTCTGCACCCGGGTGTACACGACCACGCCGAAGAAGCCGAACTCGGCCCTCCGGAAGGTTGCCCGTGTGCGTCTGACGAACGGCTACGAGGTCACGTCGTACATCGGGGGAGAGGGCCACAACCTGCAGGAGCACAGCATCGTGCTCATCCGGGGTGGCCGTGTGAAGGACCTGCCGGGAGTGCGCTACCACATCGTGCGCGGCACTCTCGACGCGTCGGGCGTCAACGATCGTCGTCAGGGCCGTTCGAAGTACGGCGCCAAGCGACCCAAGTAA
- the rpsG gene encoding 30S ribosomal protein S7: protein MSRRSRAEKRHVAPDPRYGSEVVSKFINGLMLDGKRSTAESIFYDSMDVVEEKSGQSAINVFQQALTNAKPALEVKSRRVGGATYQVPIEVRPERRQALAIKWMIQFARGRSERSMAERLAGEILSASRGEGATVKKKDDTHRMAEANKAFAHYRW from the coding sequence ATGAGCCGCCGTTCCAGGGCCGAGAAGCGTCACGTCGCCCCCGATCCCCGCTATGGGTCGGAGGTCGTGTCCAAGTTCATCAACGGGCTGATGCTCGACGGCAAGCGGTCTACCGCCGAGTCGATCTTCTACGACTCGATGGACGTCGTCGAAGAGAAGTCGGGCCAGTCCGCGATCAACGTGTTCCAGCAGGCGCTGACCAACGCGAAGCCCGCTCTCGAGGTGAAGAGCCGGCGCGTGGGTGGTGCCACCTACCAGGTGCCGATCGAGGTTCGCCCCGAGCGGCGCCAGGCGCTGGCGATCAAGTGGATGATCCAGTTTGCGCGCGGTCGCTCCGAGCGGAGCATGGCCGAGCGGCTGGCCGGTGAGATTCTCTCCGCCTCGCGCGGCGAGGGTGCCACCGTGAAGAAGAAGGACGACACCCACCGCATGGCCGAAGCCAACAAGGCCTTCGCCCACTACCGGTGGTGA
- the fusA gene encoding elongation factor G — translation MPRQTPLKHLRNIGIMAHIDAGKTTTTERILFYTGRTHRIGEVHDGAATMDWMEQEQERGITITSAATTAHWIRNEIDYRINIIDTPGHVDFTAEVERSLRVLDGAVAVFCAVGGVEPQSETVWRQADRYNVPRIAFINKMDRIGADFENVVGMMRDRLGANAHPVQFPMGEGEMFTGLIDIVSGTAIHYEDELGSKFSEQEIPADLKDKIAELRGSLIEAAVEHDEELLMRYLEGEEITTDELRAAIRQATIDGHLFPVFCGSAFKNKGVQPLLDAVIDYLPSPLDIESIQGHLPHHDETFESREASDDAPFSALAFKIMTDPYVGKLTFFRVYSGSLPSGSYVHNATKDKRERVGRILQMHANKREERDEVYAGDIAAAIGLKDVKTGDTLCDADHPIILEAMKFPEPVIAVAIEPKTKVDQDKLSTGLGKLADEDPTFKVHTDPETNQTIISGMGELHLEIIVDRLRREFSVEANIGRPQVAYRETIRQAAEKVEGKFVRQTGGRGQYGHVVINIEPAEPGAGFVFEDKVVGGVIPREYIPSVEAGMRDSLDNGVLAGFPLIDIKVQLIDGSYHDVDSNEMAFKIAGSMALKEGVRRAKPVLLEPVMDVEVVTPSDYMGDIIGDLSSRRGRVGGMTERAGARVIGASVPLGEMFGYSTTLRSMSQGRAVYTMQFAQYEEVPKSKAEEIMAASGSKD, via the coding sequence ATGCCCAGACAGACGCCGCTCAAGCACCTCCGCAACATCGGCATCATGGCGCACATCGATGCCGGAAAGACCACGACCACGGAGCGTATCCTGTTCTATACGGGACGCACGCACCGGATCGGTGAGGTCCACGATGGTGCGGCGACCATGGACTGGATGGAGCAGGAGCAGGAGCGGGGGATCACGATCACCTCGGCGGCGACCACGGCCCACTGGATTCGGAACGAGATCGACTACCGCATCAACATCATCGACACCCCCGGGCACGTCGACTTCACCGCCGAGGTGGAGCGTTCGCTCCGCGTGCTCGACGGTGCGGTGGCGGTGTTCTGCGCGGTGGGTGGTGTGGAGCCGCAGTCGGAGACGGTCTGGCGCCAGGCGGATCGCTACAACGTTCCGCGCATCGCGTTCATCAACAAGATGGATCGCATCGGTGCCGACTTCGAGAATGTCGTCGGCATGATGCGCGATCGGCTGGGCGCCAACGCCCACCCGGTGCAGTTCCCGATGGGTGAGGGCGAGATGTTCACGGGGCTCATCGACATCGTCTCGGGCACCGCGATCCACTACGAGGACGAGCTGGGTTCGAAGTTCTCGGAGCAGGAGATTCCGGCCGACCTGAAGGACAAGATCGCCGAGTTGCGGGGCAGTCTCATCGAGGCCGCCGTCGAGCACGACGAGGAGCTGCTCATGCGCTACCTCGAGGGCGAGGAGATTACCACCGACGAGCTGCGTGCCGCGATCCGTCAGGCGACGATCGACGGGCATCTCTTCCCGGTGTTCTGCGGCTCCGCCTTCAAGAACAAGGGCGTCCAGCCGCTCCTCGACGCGGTGATCGACTACCTGCCGTCGCCGCTCGACATCGAGTCGATCCAGGGGCACCTGCCGCATCACGACGAGACGTTCGAGTCGCGCGAGGCGAGCGACGACGCGCCGTTCAGCGCGCTGGCGTTCAAGATCATGACCGACCCGTATGTCGGTAAGCTGACCTTCTTCCGGGTGTACTCGGGCTCGCTTCCGTCGGGCTCCTACGTGCACAACGCGACGAAGGACAAGCGGGAGCGGGTGGGCCGGATCCTGCAGATGCACGCCAACAAGCGTGAGGAGCGGGACGAGGTGTACGCCGGAGACATCGCCGCGGCCATCGGGCTGAAGGACGTGAAGACCGGCGACACCCTGTGTGATGCCGATCATCCGATCATCCTCGAGGCGATGAAGTTCCCCGAGCCGGTGATCGCGGTGGCCATCGAGCCCAAGACCAAGGTCGACCAGGACAAGCTGTCGACGGGGCTGGGCAAGCTGGCCGACGAGGACCCGACCTTCAAGGTGCATACCGACCCCGAGACGAATCAGACGATCATCTCGGGCATGGGCGAGCTGCACCTCGAGATCATCGTGGATCGTCTCCGTCGCGAGTTCAGCGTCGAGGCGAACATCGGGCGCCCTCAGGTGGCGTATCGCGAGACCATCCGCCAGGCGGCGGAGAAGGTGGAGGGCAAGTTCGTGCGGCAGACCGGTGGTCGCGGTCAGTACGGGCACGTGGTGATCAACATCGAGCCCGCCGAGCCGGGCGCCGGCTTCGTCTTCGAAGACAAGGTGGTCGGTGGTGTGATCCCGCGGGAGTACATCCCCTCCGTCGAGGCGGGCATGCGCGATTCGCTGGACAACGGCGTACTCGCGGGCTTCCCGCTGATCGACATCAAGGTTCAGCTGATCGACGGGTCGTACCACGACGTCGACTCGAACGAGATGGCGTTCAAGATCGCCGGTTCCATGGCCCTCAAGGAGGGAGTCCGGCGCGCGAAGCCGGTCCTGCTCGAGCCGGTCATGGACGTCGAGGTGGTGACCCCGTCGGACTACATGGGCGACATCATCGGTGACCTCTCCTCCCGCCGCGGTCGGGTGGGTGGAATGACGGAGCGAGCGGGTGCTCGCGTCATCGGTGCCAGCGTGCCCCTGGGCGAGATGTTCGGATACTCCACGACCCTCCGCTCGATGAGCCAGGGACGTGCGGTCTACACGATGCAGTTCGCCCAGTACGAGGAAGTGCCGAAGTCGAAAGCGGAAGAGATCATGGCCGCGAGCGGCTCGAAGGACTGA